Part of the Methylorubrum populi genome is shown below.
GCTCGCTCCTCTCTCGGCGATCACCGAGATGATGCAGCACCTCGCCGCCGGCGACGTGACCCGATCGGTGCCCGGAGCCGGCCGGCGCGATGAAATCGGTGCGATGGCCGGCTCGGTTCAGGTCTTCAAGGACAACATGATCCGCACCCGTGCCCTGGAGGCGGAGACTGCGCAGGCGCGGGCTTCCGCCGAGGAGCAGCGCAGGGCCGGCATGCGGCAGATGGCCGACCGCTTCGAGGCTGCCGTCGGCGGGATCGTCGGCAGCGTCTCCTCCTCGGCCACCGAACTGCAGGCGACCGCGCAGCAGATGACATCCACCGCGGGCGAGACGGCCTCGCAATCCACCGCCGTGGCCGCGGCCGCCGAGGAGGCCGCCTCCAACGTCAACACCGTGGCCGCGGCGGCCGAGGAGCTCGGCTCGTCGGTCGGCGAGATCGGCCGGCAGGTCGCCGGCTCGGCCTCCCTCGCCCAGGCGGCCGTGGGCGAGGCCGACCAGACTATGCATCTGGTCGAGGAACTGTCCGAGGCCGTCGCGACGATCGGTGACGTGGTCGGCCTGATCTCCACCATCGCGGGCCAGACCAACCTGCTCGCACTCAACGCCACCATCGAGGCGGCGCGGGCGGGTGAGGCGGGGCGGGGCTTCGCGGTGGTCGCATCGGAGGTCAAGGAACTCGCCTCGCAGACCGCCCGCGCCACCGAGGAGATCGGCCGGCATATCGGCCGTGTTCAGGGGGTGACGGGGCAGGCGGTGGGCGCCATCGGCGCGATCACGCTGCGCATCCGCGAGATCAGCGCCGTGGCAGCTTCCATCGCGGCAGCCGTGGAGGAGCAGGGCGCGGCCACCCAGGAGATCGTGCGCAATGTCGCCCATGCCGCCGCCGGCACGGGCGAGGTCACGCACAACATGGCGGGGCTGGCCCAGGCTTCGGAGGAGACCGGCGCGGCGGCCACGCAGGTGCTCGCCTCGGCCTCCGAGCTGTCGCGCCAGTCCGAGCACCTCTCCGCCGAGGTGCAAAGCTTCCTCGACACCGTGCGCGCGGCCTGAAACGATCGATCAGGTCAGCATCTTGGTGACCCGTCCCAAGGCGGGCGGGTCGATCATCCGGCGCCATCAATCGGCTTCGGTGCCGCGTTGATGCCTCCTTCTTCCACGGGCTGCGCGGAGAACTGAAACGGACGCGCTCGGTCGCGTTCCCCTTTCAGGCAGGAGCGGAGGACGACATGGAAGGCGGACTGATCTGGCTCGGCATCATCGCCGGCATCCTGGGGCTGAGCGGCGTCGGCTATCTCTTCGCGTCCTGGGCGAAAGCGCGCAGGACGCCGCGCTAAGAAGCCTCGCGGCGATGCGGGTCAGGCAGACCCTGCACCTTGCTTCGCGGCGAGGGACGGTTGCCAGCCGTGCCGCTCCTGCGGCGCCGGGGCAGCCTGCCCGGCCGTGTTGTCGTTGTCGCCGGACCGTCGGAGCCCGGTCCCCATCCGCTCCGTCTTCGCTTGCGCGCGGAGCAACAGCGGCACGAGGCGCGGCGAACGGCGATGGATCCAGGCCGCCTGCCGCCCGCGCAGGGGGCGGCCGTACTGGACGCTTTCTCTTCCAAACATGCTCATTGTTCACGGGACGGTTTGGCTAAATCGCCTGGTAGGCTAACCGCAGACCGCGCGGATGACTTGACTGAGCGTCCCAAATTTTCGGGCCCCCGAGAGAGTTCCTCCGGGCGCAGCCTTCTTGCAACGCGTGGGTCGAGGTTCGACCGGATTTCGGCGTCCCCTGCTTCGGCCGGGCCGCAGGCGAGCGTCGGCCGCGGTTTTTTGCGCCGGCGAAGCTGCGCCGCGGATGAACATCCCCTCCTGAGCCGCTCAACCAGTGGCGCCGTCGAAGGCACGTGCCGGCGCCTGCCGGCTGAAGCTGACGCGAGAGGAGGGGGCTGGAGCTCCGGAATGACGGATTTCCTGTTCGTCCATAACCACTTCCCGGGCTCCTTCGGATTTCTCGCCGAGGCGTTGCAGGATCGGGGGCACCGCTGCGCGGCCATTGCCGGGGAAGGCGCACCGGGTCTCGACGGCCTGCCGATCCTGCGGTGGCGTCCGGGACGGAAGGCGACGCCGGGTCTGTTTCCGCTCGCCCATCCCATGGAAACGGCGCTGATCAACGCCACCGCCGCCCTGCGATGCGCCATCGACCTGCGCAAGCACGGCTTCGATCCGGCCGTCGTCGTCTGCCATCCGGGGCGCGGAGAAACGCTGCTGCTGAACCAGATCTTCCCTCGTGCGCGCCGGCTCGCCTACGCCCCGTACTATCGGGCGGAGGGGGATGCGCTGGGCTTCGATCCGGAATGGACGCGGCCGCCCAACCTCGAAGACCGTCTGCGCGACCGGGCCGGGAACGCGGCCCTGGCCATGGCCTATGCCGAGGCGGAAAGGCTCGTCTGTCCCACCGAGTTCCAGCGCAGCCTCCTGCCGCCGGCCCTGCGGGCGCAGGCGAGCGTGATCCACGAGGGCATCGATACGGATGTGGTGCGCTACGATCCCGATGCGGCGCTGCGTCTGCCGAACGGGCGCGTCCTGACCAAGGCGCGGCCCGTCGTCACCTTCATCGCCCGGCAGCTGGAGCCCTTGCGCGGCTTTCCGACCTTCATGCGTGCTCTGCCGCGCCTGCTCGAAGCGGTGCCTCAGGCCGAGATCCTGATCGTGGGAAGCGACGGACGCCGGGACGCCGCGGCGAAGGGAGCCTCGGCGCAGACTTGGAAGGCGCGCCTCCTGACTGAGCTCGACGGCCGGCTCGATCTCGAGCGCATCCACTTCGTGAGCCGTCTCTCGCATGACGAGATCCTGGCCGCCCTTTCCGTAGCGACGGCCCATGTCGCCTACACTTATCCCTTCTCGCTCTCGCGGGTCTTCCTGAAGGCGATGGCCTGCGAGTGTCTCGTGATCGCCTCCGACACCGCACCCGTGCGGGAGGTGATGCGGGACGGCGTGAACGGGATCATCCGAAACTTCTTCGACGCGGATGCGCTGGCGGAGGCGCTCATCCATGCCTGCCGCATGCCGGAACGGACGCGCCCTCTGCGGGAGGCGGCCCGGCGCACGGTCATCGAGCGCTACGACCGGCGCCGGCACTGCCTGCCGACCTGGCTCGCACTCCTCACCTTTCTCGCGGACACGCCGGCCCGTGCTTGAAAATCGATGGCCGTTCTTCGAGAGGACGCTTTACCGTGCCTGGAACAGGTGCAGGCTGAAACCGCTGTCGTCGTCGATCCAGAGGCGGACCGGCTCCCAGCCCTGCGCCGTCGCGAGGGCCCGGAAGACCTCGGGTGGGTACTTGTGCGAGGTGTCGGTGCGGATGCTCTCACCCGCCTCGAAGCGGATCGTTTGACCCCCGAGCTGATAGGTGCCTGCTCGAAGGGCTACGAGGTGGGCCTCGACCCGGAATGGATCCTCGGCGAGCCGCGCCTCGTGACGGAATGCGCTGCGGTCAAAGTCGCTTCCGAGCTCCCTGTTCAGCCGGTCGATGAGATTAAGGTGGAGGGCCGCCATCAGGCCGCCGGCCTCGCCGTAGGCGCGGCGTAGACGGATTGGGTCGCGGGTCGGGTCGGCGCCCACCAGGAAATGGCTCGGCCCCAGCGTTTCGCGAGCGCGTGCGAGGAAGCCGCCCGCCTGCTCCGGTGTGAAGTTGCCGATGCTGGTGCCGGGGAAGAAGCCGAGGATCGGCGGTGCCGCCGCCCCCGGCGGCAGGCGGACCGGCTTCGAGTAGTCGGCGACGACCGGCATCATCGCCACGCTCGGATAGTCCGATGCGAGCCGCCGGATCGCCGCTTCGAGATAGGCGCCGGATATGTCGAGGCCGAGAAAGGCGGCAGGCGCCTTCAGGGCGTCGAGCAGGGTGCGGATCTTCCGGCTCGCACCGCTGCCGAACTCCACGACGCTGACGCCCGGACCGACCAGGGCTGCGACCTCGGCGGCAACCTGCGGCAGGAGCGCCATTTCGCGCTTCGTCGGGTAGTAGTCGGGATGGGCGCAGATCCGGTCGAACAGGTCGGAGCCGGTCTCATCCCAGAGATACTTGCCGGGCAACGTCTTCGGGTTGCCCGACAGGCCGGCCAGTGCGTCGCGCAGGAATTCTGCGCGCTCGCTTGTCCCATCCTCTGCCACGCCTTCCGTCGCGCTCATCGCACGCCGTCCCGGCGCGTCGCGGTGAGGACGACGAGGGCGATGCGCTCGGCTGCCGCGTAGCCGGGGTCGTCGAGTTCCTCGCCGTACTCGTCCGGATCGAACTCGCGGTAGGACCATTCGAGACCTGACCGTTCGCAGATCGCGCCCGCCTCGGCCCGGAAGCCGTCATGGCCCTCGACGATGGCCGAACCGGTGAACAGGACGAGGGAACCGCCCGGCGCCAGACGCTCGGCCGCCGCTTCCACGACGCGCAGCGAGAGCCCGGCACCGAGCGGCCCGCCGCCGTGCCGATAGGCCCGCTCTCCGGCATCGACCATGAAGGGAGGGTTGGAGACGATGAGATCGAACACGCCCTCGACGCCGCTGAGCATGTCGCTGTGGACAGTGCGCACGTTTTCGACGCCCGCGAGGCGGGCATTGATCCCCGCCACGCGCAGGGCTGCGGGATTGATGTCGACGAGAGTGACCTCGGCCTCGGGTAAGCGTTTGGCGACGAGGATGCCCGCCGCGCCCGAGCCGCAGCCGATATCGACGGCCCGCCGCGGCGCCGGTCGCCCGGTTCGGGCCCGCTCTTCGAGATGAGCGAGAACCGCCTCAGCGAAGCGCATCGTGTCGGGGCCGAAGAACACCGAATCCGCCGCGAGCGGCGGATAGGCGGCGTGCAGGAACAACTCGTCATCCAGGCTCGACAGGCGGATGCGCGCCTTCAGGAGGGTGTCGTCGGGACCCTCCTCAGCACGATCGAGCACGCCCGCCTGCTTCATCAGGTCGGTCAATCCGGCCGGGATCGCATCCTCGCGGAATGGGCGGCTCCAACCCAGTACGTCGCGCAGAGACCGGGCGACGGCGTTCTCAGGCCGGGCGTTGACCCGGGCATGCGTCGCGGGGGTCACCGTGGTGAAGCGGTAGCCGCTGTCGCGGACGGCGCGCGCCAGGGCGAGAAGCGCCTCGTCCGGATTCGCGTCGCGAGAGCTGGTCTCGGCCGGGCGGGTCAGGGTATCGGCCGTGGTCATCCTCAGCCCTCCATCTGTCCGGCGACGAAGGCGCCCGAGCGGAGATCCGCCGCGACCTGCTGCGCATCCCATTGCGCGGCTCCCTCCCGCCGCCGGTACGGGCAGACCCAATCGTCGGGCACCGCCCGTCCGCTGAACTGCCGTGCGGCCGAGCGCTCGCCATGCTGGGCCAGCATCGGATTCACCGAGCCGGTCCAGGCCACATCCCGCTCGACGATCGACTCGCGCAGCCGCTCGTAGCGACCCTCCGCGCGCAGGCGCTCGAACTGGTCGTGCAGATTGAACACCAGCACCGGATGATCGAAGCGGCGCGCCTTGCGGCTCGCGCCGGGATGCAGCCCGACGATGAAGAAGCCCTCGCCGCCCAGGCTCATCGAGAAATGCGGGTCGTCCGGGTCGGCCGAGACCCGCGGATCCTGAACATGTCCGACCCCGCTGTCACGGTCGGACAGCGACTGCATCCGGCGCCAGAGAGCCGCCTCGAAGGCTTCTTCCGTGAGGCTGCGGGAATCCTCGAACACGACGGCGAAGCTCTGGAACTGGTCGCGGCTGGCGCGGTAGCGGCAAATGAAGGCCAGGAGCGCCGGATAGATCCGCGCGTCGTCCGCATCGGAGGCGATGTCGCGGGCGACCAAGACCTTGAGCTGTCCGCGGGACAAAGCGGATTTGGCGCCGACGCAGGGGAACGGCTGTTGGCGGATGAAGTGCCGGAAGCGCTCAGCGAGCGGATGACCGGTGTCGTCGGTGGGCAGCAGCATGACACCTCGTGTGGGGCGGGCAAGCGGACGTCGCGACCGGACCTGACGGCCCGATTCGGTGAAGAGCGCGAGAGGGAAGCCGGCCGACACGCGGTCCGCCGGTCGTCGGAGAAGGTGAACTGCGCGGGGAACCTCGGCTCCCAACCATTGTTCCGCGAAGCTTGGGGATAACGGTGGGCATAAGCCCTGTTGGTCATCTGCGGATTGTCTTGATCAGCCGCGGCATCGTGGCGCAGACTTTGGTCGGCACGCGAAAACAACTTACCGACACAATTCCTTCAAGCGTCAAGACTCGATCTCGTAGTGAATCGGCTTGAAGGAGAAGTTGTTCGATTGCAGTGCCGAGCAGGCGGTCAGGCCGATGACGAGGTTCTCCTCCGCCACGAAGCTCACCCGGTCGCCGGCCCGGCTGAGCGGCGGGCGC
Proteins encoded:
- a CDS encoding glycosyltransferase — its product is MTDFLFVHNHFPGSFGFLAEALQDRGHRCAAIAGEGAPGLDGLPILRWRPGRKATPGLFPLAHPMETALINATAALRCAIDLRKHGFDPAVVVCHPGRGETLLLNQIFPRARRLAYAPYYRAEGDALGFDPEWTRPPNLEDRLRDRAGNAALAMAYAEAERLVCPTEFQRSLLPPALRAQASVIHEGIDTDVVRYDPDAALRLPNGRVLTKARPVVTFIARQLEPLRGFPTFMRALPRLLEAVPQAEILIVGSDGRRDAAAKGASAQTWKARLLTELDGRLDLERIHFVSRLSHDEILAALSVATAHVAYTYPFSLSRVFLKAMACECLVIASDTAPVREVMRDGVNGIIRNFFDADALAEALIHACRMPERTRPLREAARRTVIERYDRRRHCLPTWLALLTFLADTPARA
- the egtD gene encoding L-histidine N(alpha)-methyltransferase, encoding MSATEGVAEDGTSERAEFLRDALAGLSGNPKTLPGKYLWDETGSDLFDRICAHPDYYPTKREMALLPQVAAEVAALVGPGVSVVEFGSGASRKIRTLLDALKAPAAFLGLDISGAYLEAAIRRLASDYPSVAMMPVVADYSKPVRLPPGAAAPPILGFFPGTSIGNFTPEQAGGFLARARETLGPSHFLVGADPTRDPIRLRRAYGEAGGLMAALHLNLIDRLNRELGSDFDRSAFRHEARLAEDPFRVEAHLVALRAGTYQLGGQTIRFEAGESIRTDTSHKYPPEVFRALATAQGWEPVRLWIDDDSGFSLHLFQAR
- a CDS encoding class I SAM-dependent methyltransferase → MTTADTLTRPAETSSRDANPDEALLALARAVRDSGYRFTTVTPATHARVNARPENAVARSLRDVLGWSRPFREDAIPAGLTDLMKQAGVLDRAEEGPDDTLLKARIRLSSLDDELFLHAAYPPLAADSVFFGPDTMRFAEAVLAHLEERARTGRPAPRRAVDIGCGSGAAGILVAKRLPEAEVTLVDINPAALRVAGINARLAGVENVRTVHSDMLSGVEGVFDLIVSNPPFMVDAGERAYRHGGGPLGAGLSLRVVEAAAERLAPGGSLVLFTGSAIVEGHDGFRAEAGAICERSGLEWSYREFDPDEYGEELDDPGYAAAERIALVVLTATRRDGVR
- the gntA gene encoding guanitoxin biosynthesis heme-dependent pre-guanitoxin N-hydroxylase GntA — translated: MLLPTDDTGHPLAERFRHFIRQQPFPCVGAKSALSRGQLKVLVARDIASDADDARIYPALLAFICRYRASRDQFQSFAVVFEDSRSLTEEAFEAALWRRMQSLSDRDSGVGHVQDPRVSADPDDPHFSMSLGGEGFFIVGLHPGASRKARRFDHPVLVFNLHDQFERLRAEGRYERLRESIVERDVAWTGSVNPMLAQHGERSAARQFSGRAVPDDWVCPYRRREGAAQWDAQQVAADLRSGAFVAGQMEG
- a CDS encoding methyl-accepting chemotaxis protein, with product MRSIRSRVYATLASLFSAVVLMAGVGWYASSTANRSMESIYADRVVPLRDLKTIADMYAVKIVDTSHKVRNANISAPEGIAAVTEAQARIGQLWSAYAATNMDSGEKRLADAAKSAMISADAGVSELLAALHSSDKANIERFVSDRLYRAIDPVSEVIGQLVDLQIDEAHAVHLQSSQAYAAAEKIGLGALILGLLAAGFALKTTVGGVLAPLSAITEMMQHLAAGDVTRSVPGAGRRDEIGAMAGSVQVFKDNMIRTRALEAETAQARASAEEQRRAGMRQMADRFEAAVGGIVGSVSSSATELQATAQQMTSTAGETASQSTAVAAAAEEAASNVNTVAAAAEELGSSVGEIGRQVAGSASLAQAAVGEADQTMHLVEELSEAVATIGDVVGLISTIAGQTNLLALNATIEAARAGEAGRGFAVVASEVKELASQTARATEEIGRHIGRVQGVTGQAVGAIGAITLRIREISAVAASIAAAVEEQGAATQEIVRNVAHAAAGTGEVTHNMAGLAQASEETGAAATQVLASASELSRQSEHLSAEVQSFLDTVRAA